The following proteins are co-located in the Manihot esculenta cultivar AM560-2 chromosome 9, M.esculenta_v8, whole genome shotgun sequence genome:
- the LOC110622789 gene encoding DEAD-box ATP-dependent RNA helicase 9, mitochondrial, with amino-acid sequence MLSRILRRSSSQAPRWAMSALTSIETVLHHQFSSAATCVVVPRNGAVSGESRPRSSSGFYNDNKWRGFHVQSRPLDFKASPTSQAEFAVDDYGFEEEKGYGGKGTASMNSGEEGLEIGKLGISEEIVSALSKRGITTLFPIQKAVLEPAMEGRDLFGRARTGTGKTLAFGIPIIDRIIQFNQKHGRGRNPLALVMAPTRELARQVEKEFRESAPSLDSICLYGGSPIMRQMKELDYGVDVVVGTPGRIIDLMKRGSLNLSEVQFVVLDEADQMLGVGFVDDIETIFQRLPQNRQSMLFSATMPSWIKNLIRNYLKDPLTIDLVGDSDKKLADGITLYSIASDMYEKASILGPLITEHAKGGKCIIFTETKREADRLAYAMARNFRCEALHGDISQSQRERTLSGFRNGNFNILVATDVAARGLDVPNVDLVIHYALPNCSETFVHRSGRTGRAGKKGTAILIYTEDQTRQVKIYEREIGCRFTQLPRIMVESGSMGMMNDIGSGGRFGGVRDRRFGDTGFSRAGGHGDYGSFGGARDRRFGDTGFSRVGGRGDYGSNHPRNPGFGHSSGRGQFSGQLNGSGSFGFNRNQPGNFSGSGFSERGRSDRSSTFADFGSGRSSGFGDSNSSRTSDGLNDPRSSRFGSFGDFQSDNSKNGRR; translated from the exons ATGTTGAGCAGAATCCTCAGGAGGTCTTCTTCTCAAGCCCCAAGGTGGGCTATGTCCGCTTTGACCTCCATCGAAACGGTTTTACACCATCAGTTCTCATCGGCGGCGACCTGCGTTGTTGTGCCCAGAAATGGCGCTGTCTCTGGCGAGAGCAGACCGAGAAGCTCCAGTGGATTTTATAATGACAACAAATGGAGGGGCTTCCATGTGCAATCGAGGCCCTTGGATTTCAAGGCGTCTCCGACGTCGCAGGCAGAGTTCGCGGTAGACGATTATGGCTTCGAGGAAGAGAAGGGGTATGGTGGAAAAGGGACTGCGAGTATGAATAGTGGAGAGGAAGGGCTTGAGATTGGAAAACTCGGAATTTCTGAAGAGATTGTTTCAGCTTTGTCAAAAAGGGGTATCACCACACTCTTTCCTATTCAG aaAGCTGTGCTGGAACCAGCGATGGAAGGTAGGGACTTGTTTGGACGGGCTAGAACAGGAACAGGAAAGACGCTTGCGTTTGGAATTCCCATCATTGACCGAATCATTCAGTTCAATCAAAAGCATGG ACGGGGTCGAAACCCTTTGGCCCTGGTTATGGCTCCAACAAGGGAACTTGCTCGCCAAGTTGAGAAAGAGTTTCGTGAGTCAGCACCCAGCCTGGATTCAATATGTCTATATGGGGGTTCACCTATTATGCGCCAAATGAAGGAGCTTGATTATGGTGTTGACGTTGTTGTTGGCACACCTGGCCGCATCATTGATCTCATGAAGAGAGGTTCTCTAAACTTGTCAGAAGTTCAGTTTGTTGTTCTTGATGAAGCTGATCAGATGCTTGGTGTGGGCTTTGTGGACGATATTGAAACAATCTTCCAGAGGTTGCCACAGAATAGGCAGAGCATGTTGTTCTCTGCAACAATGCCAAGTTGGATTAAAAACCTCATCAGGAATTACCTCAAAGATCCACTGACTATTGATCTT GTTGGGGATTCTGATAAGAAGCTGGCTGATGGAATCACGCTTTATTCAATTGCCTCAGACATGTATGAAAAAGCATCGATACTCGGTCCTCTTATAACA GAACATGCTAAAGGAGGAAAGTGTATTATTTTCACTGAAACAAAACGTGAAGCTGATCGATTAGCATATGCCATGGCAAGAAATTTTCGATGCGAGGCTTTGCATGGGGATATCTCACAGAGTCAGAGAGAGAGGACCCTTTCAGGCTTCCGAAATGGAAATTTCAATATATTAGTTGCCACTGACGTTGCTGCCCGTGGCCTTGATGTTCCAAATGTTGATCTG GTAATACATTATGCATTGCCAAACTGTTCAGAGACTTTTGTTCATCGATCTGGCCGTACTGGCCGTGCTGGGAAGAAAGGAACTGCCATTCTTATTTACACAGAGGATCAGACTAGGCAAGTTAAGATCTATGAGCGGGAAATAGGGTGCAGATTTACACAG CTTCCAAGGATAATGGTAGAGAGTGGAAGCATGGGCATGATGAATGATATTGGTTCTGGTGGTCGATTTGGAGGTGTGAGAGATCGTCGATTTGGTGATACAGGTTTTAGCCGAGCTGGTGGTCATGGGGATTATGGGTCTTTTGGAGGAGCAAGAGATCGTCGATTTGGTGATACAGGTTTTAGTCGGGTTGGTGGTCGTGGGGATTATGGATCTAATCATCCCAGGAACCCTGGATTTGGCCATTCTAGTGGTCGTGGCCAGTTTTCTGGTCAATTGAATGGATCTGGTTCCTTTGGTTTTAACCGAAATCAACCAGGGAATTTTAGTGGTTCTGGTTTTAGTGAACGTGGTAGATCAGATCGTTCTAGTACCTTTGCAGACTTTGGTTCTGGTCGTTCCAGTGGATTTGGTGATAGTAATTCCAGCCGAACTAGTGATGGATTAAATGATCCTCGTTCTAGTCGATTTGGGAGCTTTGGGGATTTCCAGAGTGATAATTCTAAAAATGGGAGAAGATAA